Genomic DNA from Rhodothermales bacterium:
GTTCGAGCTGGTCAAGCCTTGTAGATCTCCTTTATGAAAAATCTTTCGCCGAGGAAGAGGCGATGTTCGAGCTTGACGAAGTCGCCGAGCTTGTTGAGCTGCGCCATTCGGTGTTGGCTGAAGTCATCCGCCAATACCGTCGGGACGGTTCAGTACGCTCCGTCGAGGCAGACCCATTTGTCCAACGCCTCAAATCAGAACTTGAGGAGCATCGCGCCGAGAAGGCGCAGATACTACGCCTTCACGCCATCGCTCAAGAGAAAATTAAAAAGCTCCGAGAAGACAAGAAGACCCTGGTAGCGCAAGCCGAGAGACCAGGGCCAGAAGCCCTCCGTAACCTGATGGATCAGTGCAGATTCAGAGGCACGGAGAAGGTGAACTACACCGAATTGGCTCGAAGACTAGGGCGATCAGACAAGACCGCCCGCCGCTGGGTCAGAGAGGCCGGGCTGGAGAGGTACGCGAATCCAGACTGATGGCGCTGCCTTAGTCGATGTGCCCGCTTTCTCGAAGTAGGTCGAAGACCGATGCCCCTGCTTTCAGCTTTCTGGCAACCTCGGTGTATTCAAGCCCGAACTCACGGGCGAAAGCCTTCTTGCTGGCAAACACCTCCTTGGTGTGTTCCACTACGACGGGCTGCGACCAAGGCTTGAGTTCACCGAGCAGCTGGTAGCCCTCCTCCTCAACTAGCGCTAACACGTCTCCGTGCTTAGCCATCCAAGGTCGAGGAGCAAGCCCGAACGCTTCTTCAGCGGTCTCGCCCGCTTCAAGACGTTGGATTACCGCCGAGTACGCAGGAAGTGTTCGATCCGCTGAAAGCTTTCGATAGGCCTCGGCAGCGTTGTCGAAGGTTCTCTGCTCTCCGCCGACCTCGACTTCGACGCTGATTCCTTTCGGCCTCTTAGGTGTGCTTACGGCCTCCCGGATTGTCATCCCGCTTCTAACCCTCGCTGCGATCTGGCGACCGGAAAGCCCGTGGCGATTCAGCTTCTTGTCGGCGGCCAACTCGGTATAAGACCGGTAACGCTTTCTAAAGACCTCGAACTCTCCCTCGGTGTCCTCCCTTGCTCGAAGGGCTTGCTCGCTGGCTTTCTCCAGGCTCAGACCCTTGCCCAGCCAGTGTTGTAGAGTGGAGTAGGAAACCTCAAGCTGACGACAGAGGTCGGCCTTAGAGGAATACGAGAACGCCTCATCTCGAATGGTAATCGTACCAGCTTCTGCCAGATCCCGGCGAGTGCTAGGTGCAGCGACCCTGTTAAGGCCGTTCTCTACTGAGTCGTACTC
This window encodes:
- a CDS encoding GIY-YIG nuclease family protein, giving the protein MGCIYKISHPMINGVYIGQTVKRAQDRWKEHVRAAGDFSRRSKGNGALYEVIRAFGPDGFVVEEVAEADTQAELNALETRFIKEYDSVENGLNRVAAPSTRRDLAEAGTITIRDEAFSYSSKADLCRQLEVSYSTLQHWLGKGLSLEKASEQALRAREDTEGEFEVFRKRYRSYTELAADKKLNRHGLSGRQIAARVRSGMTIREAVSTPKRPKGISVEVEVGGEQRTFDNAAEAYRKLSADRTLPAYSAVIQRLEAGETAEEAFGLAPRPWMAKHGDVLALVEEEGYQLLGELKPWSQPVVVEHTKEVFASKKAFAREFGLEYTEVARKLKAGASVFDLLRESGHID